One part of the Pseudoalteromonas piscicida genome encodes these proteins:
- a CDS encoding AraC family transcriptional regulator has protein sequence MQHSKFSFHRELGGLEVLHNIDKQEDFGRHSHSGYTLAIVDSGAQRFYRSGGEHLASQHSVILINAEQVHDCRKASKDKSSYRSLYPTPELFNQFLGDGKAMAPFFHDAVVHDRVLAALMNSTFNVLECGTSVLEKQSQLITLLSYLSNKQGKVTFDTKIPSVKQRITTARHFLLDNLFEDVSLNSLASLVGMSPFYFIRVFKAHTGLTPHAFQIQHRLNHAKALLRSGKSVSHAALSVGFYDQSHFNRHFKKNMGITPSQYSKAC, from the coding sequence ATGCAACACTCAAAGTTTAGTTTTCATCGTGAGCTCGGTGGCCTAGAAGTACTACACAACATTGATAAGCAGGAAGACTTTGGTAGACATAGCCACAGCGGCTATACGCTTGCCATAGTGGATAGTGGTGCACAGCGATTCTACCGCAGCGGCGGTGAACACTTAGCTAGTCAGCATAGTGTCATTTTGATAAATGCAGAGCAGGTGCACGACTGTAGAAAGGCATCCAAAGATAAGTCTTCGTACCGTTCACTCTACCCAACGCCTGAACTATTCAATCAGTTTCTTGGTGATGGTAAGGCAATGGCTCCTTTTTTCCATGATGCAGTGGTACACGACCGAGTACTTGCGGCACTCATGAACAGCACTTTTAACGTCTTAGAATGTGGTACCAGCGTGCTTGAAAAGCAGTCTCAACTTATTACTCTGCTATCTTATTTAAGCAATAAGCAAGGCAAAGTCACATTCGATACAAAAATCCCTTCGGTTAAGCAACGAATTACCACAGCACGCCATTTTCTTTTGGATAATTTATTTGAAGATGTGTCACTCAACTCCTTAGCGAGCCTTGTCGGCATGAGTCCCTTTTACTTTATTCGCGTGTTTAAGGCCCACACAGGCCTCACTCCCCATGCCTTTCAAATACAACACCGGCTTAATCATGCCAAGGCATTGCTGCGCAGTGGCAAAAGTGTTTCCCATGCAGCATTAAGCGTCGGCTTTTATGATCAAAGCCACTTCAACCGTCATTTTAAAAAGAATATGGGGATCACACCCAGTCAATATAGCAAGGCTTGTTAA
- a CDS encoding DUF4920 domain-containing protein, whose amino-acid sequence MMKDTIKLTALSLAVFSRFSFSSPLEFAGGADMSKLVEAEHILPNLNDYTTNLVTVKGVVTHVCRKLGCWMTLRVANGLDVNIEVEQGDMVFPLAAIGREAHVTGRFEALNQRALVCVSKADNETALMRLGFNPTAVTISHLVQQVKHS is encoded by the coding sequence ATGATGAAGGATACGATAAAACTAACAGCACTCTCTTTGGCGGTATTTTCTCGGTTTAGCTTTTCAAGCCCGCTAGAATTTGCCGGTGGTGCAGACATGTCTAAGTTAGTCGAGGCAGAGCACATATTGCCAAATCTCAATGACTACACAACAAACCTTGTGACCGTAAAAGGGGTGGTCACTCATGTTTGCAGAAAATTAGGTTGCTGGATGACGCTACGAGTCGCAAATGGCCTAGATGTAAATATCGAAGTTGAGCAAGGCGATATGGTATTTCCACTTGCTGCGATTGGCCGTGAAGCCCATGTGACAGGGCGCTTCGAAGCGCTAAACCAGCGCGCATTGGTTTGCGTGAGTAAAGCAGACAATGAAACGGCGCTCATGCGTTTGGGGTTTAATCCAACGGCCGTAACCATTTCGCATTTAGTACAGCAAGTAAAACACAGCTAG
- a CDS encoding nuclear transport factor 2 family protein, with the protein MKSYFLLVAAAGVMSGCTTTNPSSDQRLCETTLHNYIKYRDSGSTQAYQSVFTQDATFSIPALNINITGAEEITIRQQQAIKTTKSMHMITSADIQPIAANKFSAKSYFVLYQQPKSQSDAPITVFNGVYEDELKVIDGRCLINHRLVNVIKKETWH; encoded by the coding sequence ATGAAATCATATTTCCTCTTAGTTGCAGCGGCAGGTGTTATGAGTGGTTGCACGACCACCAACCCAAGCAGTGACCAGCGCCTCTGTGAGACGACACTGCACAATTACATAAAATATCGAGATTCGGGTTCAACACAAGCATACCAAAGTGTTTTTACACAGGATGCAACATTTAGTATCCCAGCACTCAATATCAATATTACTGGTGCTGAAGAAATAACAATAAGGCAGCAACAAGCCATAAAAACAACAAAGAGTATGCACATGATAACCAGTGCCGATATTCAACCTATCGCGGCAAATAAGTTTAGTGCTAAAAGCTATTTTGTTCTTTATCAGCAGCCAAAATCTCAATCAGATGCCCCAATCACCGTATTTAACGGCGTGTATGAAGACGAGCTTAAAGTAATCGATGGCCGATGCTTAATCAATCACCGCCTTGTTAACGTGATCAAAAAAGAGACTTGGCATTAG
- a CDS encoding AzlC family ABC transporter permease, protein MKVAVCKGFWDMLPLNLAVLPWGILCGSLAVQNGFTPLEAQLMSLLVFAGSAQLVAIELIAKDTALITLLATTFIISARHLLYGLAIRNKMIDKPLKWRGPIAFFLTDELFAFSHHHRAYQGKLRLVYALIAGGSFYVAWNLWTLIGIVAGQFLPDLTNLGLDFAIAAIFIALVVPSINALPVLCACLTSAVTILVFKLIHFEFGLIASALLGMSVGYVLQSKKEHV, encoded by the coding sequence ATGAAAGTCGCAGTATGCAAAGGCTTTTGGGATATGTTGCCATTAAATCTCGCCGTACTTCCTTGGGGAATATTGTGTGGCTCCCTTGCCGTGCAAAATGGCTTTACGCCGCTCGAAGCACAGTTAATGTCGTTATTAGTTTTTGCAGGCTCGGCGCAGTTAGTGGCAATAGAGCTTATTGCCAAAGACACAGCGCTTATCACCTTGCTTGCGACTACCTTTATTATTAGCGCGAGACATTTACTCTACGGCCTTGCTATCCGCAATAAAATGATAGATAAGCCCCTTAAATGGCGTGGCCCCATTGCGTTTTTTCTCACTGACGAATTGTTTGCGTTTTCCCATCACCACCGAGCCTACCAAGGCAAACTTCGGCTCGTGTATGCGCTCATCGCAGGTGGTAGCTTTTATGTTGCATGGAATCTGTGGACGCTCATAGGTATTGTCGCAGGTCAGTTTTTACCTGACTTGACCAATCTTGGCTTAGACTTCGCGATTGCAGCAATATTTATTGCTTTAGTGGTTCCGAGTATTAACGCATTACCCGTGTTATGCGCTTGTTTAACGTCGGCCGTAACTATCTTAGTGTTCAAACTGATCCATTTTGAATTTGGTTTAATTGCCTCAGCACTGCTCGGAATGTCGGTGGGATATGTGCTACAAAGTAAAAAGGAGCATGTATGA
- the aroQ gene encoding gamma subclass chorismate mutase AroQ, producing the protein MKLSFIFRLLALPTLLFTLTTQAASVYIQAGPGSFNHAALDLLANRQSQDYERFYSGTPEHTYANAAQAQSWAFSALANSTIEGQLVPAIVNAMRNYKVTELSGAVYMPIEMCVFGLNKTAKITHVASHPAALSQIGHWLNAHQVQTKPVPKGTNEAARLLANGQFDQNTVAVGSCALKVVYPELALRKVSVQDNADNHTLFGLMKVEKRSQPISEDEARAALAQIVEKANTLVKMRTDSAEVLFSHINQRLAQMQPVALFKAQQHRPIEDLSREATVLSKALEQARQQCLDSASVETFFQAQMDAAKAIQYRYRAQWLAEGVPNEDANLDQLRSTLNQLGAAILETLTQHLAKHGNLTDELAGLFNQIINTEQLFANDKTRLFSALQKVRRVDNCTITAS; encoded by the coding sequence TTGAAATTGTCATTTATATTTCGCTTACTGGCGTTACCCACACTGCTATTTACGCTGACAACTCAAGCCGCGTCTGTTTATATACAAGCAGGGCCGGGGAGTTTTAATCATGCCGCACTTGACCTACTCGCCAACCGCCAGTCGCAGGACTATGAGCGCTTTTACTCGGGCACCCCTGAGCATACTTATGCCAATGCCGCACAAGCGCAGAGCTGGGCCTTTAGCGCGCTGGCCAACTCCACTATTGAAGGACAACTGGTCCCAGCCATTGTCAATGCGATGCGTAACTACAAGGTAACTGAGCTGAGTGGCGCTGTGTATATGCCCATCGAAATGTGTGTTTTTGGATTGAACAAGACAGCTAAAATTACGCATGTAGCATCCCACCCAGCAGCTCTGAGCCAAATTGGTCATTGGCTCAATGCTCATCAGGTACAAACCAAGCCCGTGCCCAAAGGCACCAACGAAGCGGCTCGCTTACTTGCAAATGGACAATTTGATCAAAACACCGTTGCCGTAGGTAGCTGCGCACTCAAAGTGGTTTACCCAGAGCTGGCACTACGCAAAGTAAGCGTTCAGGATAACGCGGATAACCATACGCTGTTTGGTCTGATGAAAGTGGAAAAACGGTCTCAGCCGATAAGCGAAGATGAAGCTCGCGCCGCGCTGGCACAGATCGTTGAAAAGGCGAATACATTGGTCAAAATGCGAACAGACTCTGCAGAGGTGTTATTCTCACATATCAACCAACGCCTTGCTCAGATGCAGCCTGTAGCACTGTTTAAAGCACAACAACACAGGCCAATTGAAGACTTATCCCGTGAAGCCACTGTGCTTTCAAAAGCGCTAGAGCAAGCCCGCCAGCAATGTCTGGATAGTGCAAGCGTAGAGACGTTTTTCCAAGCACAAATGGATGCAGCAAAGGCTATTCAATACAGATACCGGGCACAATGGCTGGCTGAGGGCGTACCAAACGAAGATGCCAATTTGGATCAGCTAAGAAGCACATTAAATCAGCTTGGTGCAGCCATTCTTGAAACACTGACCCAGCATCTTGCCAAGCACGGTAACCTCACAGATGAACTGGCAGGCTTATTTAACCAAATAATAAACACCGAACAGCTCTTTGCAAACGACAAAACTAGACTCTTTTCAGCACTGCAAAAGGTGCGTAGGGTGGATAACTGCACTATCACTGCTTCATAA
- a CDS encoding AzlD domain-containing protein, with protein MITTILAMACVTFATRYLFLAKQLPFTIGPKLQRFLSFSAPCVLTAIWVPIVFIQDKHLAITPSNPYLVAATVAVILAFRFKNLYVTTFGSLAVFYLLY; from the coding sequence ATGATCACCACTATTTTAGCCATGGCTTGTGTCACGTTTGCAACTCGGTATTTATTTTTGGCAAAACAACTGCCTTTTACTATCGGTCCTAAACTACAACGCTTTTTAAGTTTTAGCGCCCCTTGCGTACTGACCGCCATTTGGGTACCCATTGTATTTATTCAGGACAAACACCTTGCCATCACGCCAAGCAACCCCTATTTGGTCGCCGCAACGGTCGCGGTAATACTGGCGTTTCGCTTTAAAAACCTCTATGTCACCACATTTGGGAGCCTAGCTGTGTTTTACTTGCTGTACTAA
- a CDS encoding TorF family putative porin, with product MKKYWLLPLLVTPLFVNAATSSTVTLASDYLFNGVSQTKEDEALQVSLDWFGKSGWYAGGWVSQVDFGDGTDLEGDLYGGYKFTLTEKLKLDVGLSQYTYHGDDVSSDYNYAEAYAKFNYGQTNLDFWYAWDYFGTGAAHGIVMLTHSIPITDRWSLTLGVDHSMSFDSDKYEWESGDDDYTHWHLTGTYSISTWSFSLGYESNDIDSYADSTFVASISKTFNF from the coding sequence ATGAAAAAATACTGGCTGCTGCCATTGTTGGTTACTCCACTATTCGTCAACGCGGCGACATCTTCTACTGTAACATTGGCTTCCGATTATTTATTTAATGGCGTGAGTCAAACTAAGGAAGACGAAGCGCTTCAAGTCAGTTTAGATTGGTTTGGAAAAAGTGGCTGGTATGCTGGAGGCTGGGTGTCTCAAGTAGATTTTGGAGATGGCACGGATTTAGAAGGAGATCTGTATGGTGGCTACAAATTTACGCTAACTGAAAAATTAAAGCTTGATGTTGGTCTCTCGCAATATACCTATCATGGTGATGATGTGAGTTCTGATTATAACTATGCAGAAGCCTATGCAAAGTTTAATTACGGCCAGACAAATTTAGACTTTTGGTATGCATGGGATTACTTTGGAACAGGGGCTGCTCATGGGATAGTGATGCTCACGCATAGTATCCCAATCACAGATCGGTGGTCACTGACGCTCGGGGTTGATCATTCAATGAGCTTTGATAGTGATAAATACGAATGGGAGTCGGGTGATGATGACTATACCCACTGGCATCTAACTGGAACTTACTCGATTAGTACGTGGTCTTTTTCATTGGGTTATGAAAGCAATGATATTGATTCCTATGCAGATTCTACATTTGTGGCGTCAATTTCAAAAACATTTAATTTCTAA